One Psychrobacillus glaciei genomic region harbors:
- a CDS encoding GNAT family N-acetyltransferase: protein MAVGGLNIDPFSDNQKVGRLRRFYVAKEYRRRAVGSLLLNEIISDAKNYFEIIVLHTETEQAAKFYNVFGFIDNCTFPGSTHYLNLGIMERK, encoded by the coding sequence ATAGCCGTTGGTGGACTTAATATAGATCCCTTTTCTGATAATCAAAAAGTTGGTAGACTGAGAAGGTTTTATGTTGCGAAAGAATATCGCAGAAGAGCTGTAGGATCATTATTGCTAAATGAAATAATTTCTGATGCAAAGAATTATTTTGAAATTATAGTACTACATACTGAAACCGAGCAAGCTGCTAAGTTTTACAATGTATTTGGCTTTATAGACAATTGTACTTTTCCAGGTTCCACTCATTATTTAAATTTGGGGATAATGGAGAGGAAATAA
- a CDS encoding GNAT family N-acetyltransferase → MKKISSRTIHPKIRELLSYATSEDRVDLEYEKYIQSSELKLYVFESHGRTVGCIGIAFISSDRCEIKHIAVSPNERGNNIGSQMIKFVCNKHSLCSIKAETDNGAVEFYKKNGFEITNLGEKYPGVERFLCEFTI, encoded by the coding sequence ATGAAAAAAATTAGCTCTAGAACAATTCATCCAAAGATAAGAGAGCTTTTGTCTTATGCTACTTCTGAAGATAGAGTTGACCTGGAGTATGAAAAATACATACAATCTTCTGAACTCAAATTGTATGTTTTTGAGTCACATGGTCGTACGGTTGGTTGTATTGGTATTGCATTTATTAGTTCAGACAGATGTGAAATAAAGCATATTGCAGTCTCTCCGAATGAAAGAGGAAATAACATTGGAAGTCAAATGATTAAATTTGTTTGTAATAAACATTCATTATGTTCTATAAAAGCTGAAACAGATAACGGAGCAGTAGAGTTTTATAAAAAAAATGGATTTGAAATAACTAATTTGGGTGAAAAATATCCAGGTGTCGAACGTTTTTTGTGTGAATTTACAATTTAA